ACACGTATGTAAACTCTCTTTTAAATAAGCGGCCATAGTTCTTACCATTGCTTTTTCCAGGGGTTATCCGTCCACTACACAAGAACGACGATTTAAGACTGACATCATTCAACGGTCAGCGACTTTATTTTTCCTTGCATTCGACAGTGCATCAAAACTGAAATAAATACATCTACGAAAACTGGTTTATATCGATAAAGTGTTTGTTTCCACCCAAATTTCATTCGTAAACACACAGACTACCAAAGAATGATAattttttgacaaaaattaggaaaaacgGATGTGAAAAGTAATAATAGAAAGAGGAAAACTAAAGATGACAATTCACCTATAAAACTGGCTCACGTGCCTAACGCCGGTTCTTTTGACCTTAAACATTCCGTCTTCACTCGGTTCATACATATAAAACCGGAACATCCTTGGATCCGCAAACCGGTAAAGTCGTCATCTCGAGATAATATCGATACGTTGCTCTGGATGGAATTTACTATAAGGTACAGTATTTGGTGGACGGAAACAAGTTCCAAGTGGCAACCACTAGGTGCTCATCCATTCGGTGACAATCACATTTCGCGTTAATAACTACAAGCGGCTCCACGATGTTTGTCGGCCAAAATTTTCGAAATTAAAAACTTGATAATATCTGCGGTTTTGAATTATTAGACAGGACAGGAAGGAGATGATAGAtacttaaatttataaaagatttagaaaaataacaaataataaaacgaacTGAACTATTTATATctgaaaaaagcaacaccgaTCCCTTAAGATTATGTTAAAATgtgattgttttaaaagaaattttgcTTAAAGTTTCCACTGTGtattcaatttattaatttcttagatttaaaataattttccatcttCTAACACTTTGTAAATATCTAATACAGGTTTAATTCTGTTTTGCCTCATACCGAGTTCGTCGCTATATGCCAACAAAAGTCTTTTGGTTTCGGTCAACATTAGAACAttgttaatgttaatgttaaCGGTTAACATTTCCAAcgctagatggcactaataGTCAAATTCTTATCACTGTGGCTGGTTGGACGTTGAAATAGTAGTTACAATGTTGTATTCAACGTATAACTATAAAATTCCTTACTTTTATCTATATAAATTGCTACTGAAATTatacttaaaataaacaattgcgAAATCAAATAATTCAAACATACTGATACAAAATTACGTTTCATTCGAAATAAATCAATgcgcttttttaaatttttcactaCCTTTATTCAACGTTTTTCGTCAGACGAGTTTACAAGTGCGAACGCGGGGATGGGCGGATAAAAAAATTCACGtctttttgctttccgttCAGTATCGTTTCGGCGTCTGTTCtggtgcccaaaaaatggtacCTCCGCGAAGGCCGTTTCTTCGCGCGGCGAGTGCTTCGTCCGCCCTTTTGGTAACGTCACGCTTATCTACTGTCAGTTACGTTACGTCAAGGGTGAACAACTACCGACTCCGTTGTTATCACATAACTCATACACTTCTTGTTTAGTGGAAGCTtcttacaaattaaattaatctttAACATTATTTAGCTTGTCATGAACACAGAAACGTTTCGATGCCACATGCCTATTGTTTATTTCAACATCCATACGaaacattcatttatttaccGTTCACTAATGTCAAAGCCTACCGCCACCAAGGAGGGTAAGTATCAATTTTGGTTCaatttcttcctcttcctcagACTCAGCATCTGGTGCATAATAATGGCCAACCTTAACGATACGATATcctttttcatctttcataAGAAAGAACTCGTACATTTTACTGTCAGTGCACTCAAAACGATAGAAGCCCGTCACTACTAAGAAGCCCATCGGATCGTAATATGCATGCTCCTCCCGGTAGATTCCATGTTTAGTTTGATTCCCAGAGTAACACTCATTTACCAAAAGCGTATTTTCGGAGTAATATTCATCATTTGGTACCGGCACTGAATGGACAGTCGTTACAATCAGCAACACTGCCATAGTCAAAATCCAGTAAGGCGATCTCAACTGCTTCAATGTTAAAAGAAAGAAGTTACACGTATGTAAACTCTTCTTTAAAAACAGAAATGGTTTTTACCATTGCTTTATGAGGAGTTTCTACGTCCACTCCACTGAAACGACGatttaaaactaaaaccatGCAACGGCCAGGGACTTTATTGTATGTCGCTTTCGATAGTGAATTAAAACTGATACAACTACATCCATAATAACTGGTTTATATTGCCAAAGTGTTTGTTTCTACACGGTTTGCATTCGTAAAAACCCAAACTAAACATATACGGAGCTCCAGCGAAACGAAAGGATTTACATTTGATATTAATCATCCTAAAACATATGACATTGATCAGATGGTTTcacataaaaatgcaaatgagcTTCTTGTTAGCTTACAAACTACgtaaaacttttttatcaTTGTCATCTTCAGTCTGCAAAAAACAAGTAGTAGTTTTAATTTAGCATATACTTTATTTCAACATTAATAGTACACATTATCTTTTTCACTGTATGCGCTATTCACCACGAAGGAgagcagaaaaaataattgattggatttcttcctatttttaaatgtatttgcTGGTTCAAAACCTGAACCTCTACAGATCCTTTATTACTAGTGGTAACTGCAGTATTCTCAACGATGCGATGCCCTTACTTTATTAGCCACAAATTAATACTCATAATTGCCCCCCTCATCACCACCATATTGCCTTCATTACCATCGCCCCCATAACCATTGCCTTATTCATCACCGCCTCCTTCATCACCACCTCCATAATCTCCGCCACCACAATCATCGCCTCCATAATCACCGCCTTCTTAATCACCGCCGTTATAATCACCGCCTCCTTCAACACCACCTCCATAATTATTGCTCCTTCATCACCATCTCCATAATCATTGCCTGCATTACCACCGTTCGCATATTCATTGCCTCAATCAAAACCTCCAAAACCACCACCTCCAAAATCACCACCTCCAAAATCACCACCTCCAAAACCACCACCTCCAAAATCACCACCTCCAAAATCACCACCtccaaaaccaccaccaccaaaatCACCACCTCCAAAATCACCACCTCCAAAATCACCACCTCCAAAACCACCACCTCCAAAATCACCACCTCCAAAATCACCACCTCCAAAATCACCACCTCCAAAATCACCACCTCCAAAATCACCACCTCCAAAATCACCACCTCCATAATCACCACCTGCGAAATCACCGCCTCCATAGTCACCACCTCCAAAATCACCATCTCCATAATCACCACCTCCAAAATCACCACCTCCATAATCACCGCCTCCAAAATCACCGCCACCATAGTCATTGACTCCTTCACCACCGCCGCCATAATCATTGCCTCCTTCACCAACGCCTACATAATCATTGCCTCCTTCACCACCGCCTCCATAATCATTGCCCAGTTCACCACCGCCTCCATAATCATTGCCTCCTTCAACAACGCCACCATAATCATTGTCTCCTTCACCAACGCCACCATAATCATTGCCTCCTTCACCAACCCCTCCATAATCATCGCCTACTTCACCACCGCCTCCATAATCATTGCCTCCTTCAACAACGCCACCATAATCATTGTCTCCTTCACCAACGCCACCATAATCATTGTCTCCTTCACCAACGCCTCCATAATCATCGCCTACTTCACCAACGCCTCCATAATCATTGCCTCCTTCACCAACGCCTCCATAATCATTGCCTCCTTCACCAACGCCTCCATAATCATTGTCTCCTTCAACAAAGCCTCCAATTTCGTTGCCTCCTTCACCGTCGCCATCATAGTCCTTGCCTCCTTCACCACCGCCTACATAATCATTGCCTCCTTCACCAACGCCATCATTGACGTTGATATAATCAATGCCTTCATTGACGTTGCCTCCTTCACCACCGCCTTCATTGACGTTGCCTCCTTCACCACCACCTTCATTGACGTTGCCTCCAACACGACCGCCTCCACCAAGACCGCCTTCAACACGaccgcctccaccaccaccgcctccaACACGACCGCCTCCAACACGACCGCCTCCACCACGACCGCCTCCACCAAGACCGCCGCCAACACGACCGCCTCCACCGCGACCGCCTCCAATGACTTTGCCTCCAACACCACCGCCTCCAGTGACGGTGCCTCCAACACCACCGCCTCCACCACGACCGCCTCCACCAAGACCGCCGCCAACACGACCGCCTCCACCGCGACCGCCTCCAATGACTTTGCCTCCAACACCACCGCCTCCACCAAGACCGCCGCCAACACGACCGCCTCCACCGCGACCGCCTCCAATGACTTTGCCTCCAACACTACCGCCTCCAGTGACGGTGcctccaccaccgccgcctCCAGTGACGGTGCCTCCAACACCACCGCCTCCATTGACGTTTCCTCCAACACGACCGCCTCCAGTGACGTTGCCTCTAACACGACCGCGTGCAGTGACGTTGCCTCCAACACGACCGCTTCCATTGACGCTGTCTCCAACACCTTTGCGCCTCTGTGGGGCCGGCGCTGAAAGGACAGCCGTTGCAAGCAGCAACACTGCCACAGCTAAAATCCAGTAGGGCGACCTCAACTGCTTCtacgataaaataaagaaatcacACATGTAAAAAAACTCCGCTAAGATACGCAACGATGCTTCTTACCATTGCTTGTTGAGGGATTTCTCCGTCCACTTCACAAGGATGATGATTCAAGACTAAATCCTTCAACGGTCAGCGACTTTTATATATCGCCCATTTTTGTCAGCGaaacaaaccccaaacaaATACATTCGCGATTACAAGAATGTATCGATATCGAGTTCGTTTCTGTAAATACACGAGCTATCGTCCACACTACTAGTTTGTCAGTGATACTGATATGCTACACATCTGCAGACAGGGAAGATGCTGCTTCAAGGCCGTCCACTAtgttatcaaaaaaaatattctagtaATGGTTCCTAAAATAAATTCCTTGTTAGTTTGGTTGCATCCTCCTAACAGACCGGTTTAAGTTTGTGTTCGCTTTCTAGTTTAACGATTTATCTTGAATCTGCTTCAATATGAACCATGATCTCAGTTTAACTAGTTTATAATTCCGTGTTATATTCGATGTTATGGTtgatttcgttcgttttgataTCGCTTTCATTAGAATGACCATATAACAGAGATTTTAAAACTCTGTAAACTCGTTATCTTGTGTCTTATCGATACGTTGATACGGAAGGAGTCTCCTACACGGCACGGTATGTGGTGGATGAAAACGGGTTTCAGCCTCTAGGTGCCCATCTATCCGGTGCTGGATCCGGATTTGTACACCATTTCCACGCTGTTGTCCGGGTGGAATATCCAAAACTGTGCTCCTATCGTTGGTCAGATAGGCAGCGTTAGTAATCTTTGTCGTTTTGCATCTTCTCTTTCAATTATCTaagtataatttttgtttgtatatacattgttttccttttcattcgcACAAAGTAACAAAGATTATatcctcccgtagcaaggactgacttcACGGCTACGTGGTAAGTATAAATCTCTTGAACCtaaaatggccggcatgaccttgcAGGTCGTCaatccaagaagaagaagcatgcTTTAcgtaaaattttgctgtagCTTTCCATTGCTTATTTTACAAACGGCTACACACCAGAAGATTACAATATCAGTCAAAGTTATCCTCAGTACATACTTAACATTGTTAATAGCTACAAAACGATAGATAACCAACGAGGCCGA
The DNA window shown above is from Anopheles funestus chromosome 3RL, idAnoFuneDA-416_04, whole genome shotgun sequence and carries:
- the LOC125772368 gene encoding uncharacterized protein LOC125772368; the protein is MKQLRSPYWILAAAVLLLVTAVLSAPAPQRRKGVGDSVNGRGRVGGNVTARGRVRGNVTGRGRVGGNVNGGGGVAVIVYEGGGVGGNVKGRGRVGGKVIGGNVNGRGRVGSKQNGSDRVGLIVYGGGGVGGTVTGGGGVGGNVNGRGRVRSKQNGRDRVGLIVYEGGGVGGTVTGGGGVGGKVIGGGRGGGGRVGGGLGGGGRGGGGRVGGGLGGGGRGGGKVIGGGRGGGGRVGGGLGGGGRGGGGRVGGGRVGGGGGGGGRVGGGLGGGGRGGDGGVGGTVTGGGGVGGKVIGGGRGGGGRVAGGLGGGGRGGGGRVGGGRVGGGGGGGGRVGGGLGGGGRVGGNVNEGGGVGGKVIGGGRGGGGRVGGGLGGGGRGGGGGVGGTVTGGGGVGGKVIGGGRGGGGRVGGGLGGGGRGGGGRVGGGRVGGGGGGGGRVEGGLGGGGRVGGNVNEGGGEGGNVNEGGGEGGNVNEGIDYINVNDGVGEGGKDYDGDGEGGNEIGGFVEGDNDYGGVGEGGNDYGGVGEGGNDYGGVGEVGDDYGGVGEGDNDYGGVGEGDNDYGGVVEGGNDYGGGGEVGDDYGGVGEGGNDYGGVGEGDNDYGGVVEGGNDYGGGGELGNDYGGGGEGGNDYVGVGEGGNDYGGGGEGVNDYGGGDFGGGDYGGGDFGGGDYGGGDFGGGDFGGGDFGGGDFGGGDFGGGDFGGGGFGGGDFGGGDFGGGDFGGGDFGGGGFGGGDFGGGDFGGGGFGGFD